The genomic DNA CACCCTTGCCAACGCTAACTCTAAGTTCAACCTCAACAGCCTCAAGCTGGATCAGACCAGCACCGCTGCTGTGGCCAACAAGGAGAACAAATTCCGGGACCGCTCCTTCTCTGAGACCGGCCTTCAGAAACCCCAGAGCCAGGTAAACTCCAGCCGCTACAAGACAGAGCTGTGCCGTCCCTTCGAGGAGAATGGGTCGTGCAAGTATGGCGACAAATGCCAATTTGCTCACGGCATCCATGAGCTGAGGAGCTTGGCCCGGCATCCCAAGTATAAGACCGAGCTCTGCCGCACCTTCCACACCATCGGATTTTGCCCCTATGGACCCCGCTGCCACTTCATCCACAATGCGGAGGAAAGGCGCATGTCACCCGGGCATGACCAACAGCATCTGCCGCTCTCCTCATCCAACAAGATGGACAGGCCCCGTCTGCAACACAGCTACAGCTTCTCTGGCATCTCCAGTTCCTCCAGCGGGCTGCTGGACAGTCCCACCTCTATAACTCCTCCCCCCATCTTCAGTGCAGAAGACCTGAGCTCCTCCCCTACCCTTACAGATTGTGCCAGCAACCCCTTCACCTATTCAAGCCAGGAGCTAGCCAGTCTCTTGGCCCCCAGCATTGGGATCCAGATTCCGATGGCGTCCACCAACAATGGCGCCCACTCTCCTTCGTTCCTGCTGCAACATTTGGCTGACTCTCCCCGACTGTTTGAGCCTTCCCCGAGCTCTCCAGACTCAATGTCCGATGATTACCTGAGCAGCTCTGGGAGTGTGAGTGGGTCCGAGTCTCCTATCCTCGACCTCAGCAAGCGTCTTCCCATCTTCAGCAGACTTTCCATCTCGGATGATTAACTCGGCGTTCCTCCCTTCCCCTATGCTGGAAGAAGCAGAGAGCTgtcaaaaaacaaaacaaaatgtagCCCTAATCTGAGAAAGCATTTAAGATGAACCTTGATTTCCTAATGGTCCAGTTAGCCAGCTTTTGACACACACAAAGGTTAGAACTGACTTGCCAAACCCAAACTTGCCAGCAACATACAGTGTCAAACGCCTACAAAGCGTTTATTCTTGAGTTTTCATCTTTTGATAGTGAGGGGTGGGTGGGACAACAATGCACACTTATATCTCAGTTTTAATAATTCATTCAATTTTTGGAAATCAGAATGGCTGATATTTTATTTTTTCATCATTCATTTCTACTTGATAGCCCAGCAATTTGGGATTTGGAGGGAAGAGCCATCCTGGGATAAACTTTGGTAGATTTGGATTGTCTGATTGGATTGGCCTAGTTGAGTTGAGGCACTTTGTGACAGAACCTGATGTGAATTTGATGTCAAACGGCTGCCTATATCTGCCTGGTTATAAAGTTCTTAAGTGTTGATTTAAGAATCTTTTGaagagaatatttttttaaagagaTTTGAATGGTGTAATTACCCAGCATTTGCTGAAACAGATCTCGAATTTAGCAAAAAATCTACATTTGATGTCCCTTTAACAGTAAGTTTGATTTTCCCATTCCGCCCCCTCCTCAATTGCTACACCAGTGTGCAATGGTAGCCCCCACGTGAGTGCATCTTTGCACAAGCGAGGAGTGGGAGCGTCAACACAGAGGTGACTAAAGGTTTTGCCTGATGCTATTGTGGGCAGTTCTTGAGGCAAATTGTCCAGGCATCGGGAGACACCTTGCCCCACCTCCTCTGTTTCCCTCTGCCACCTGCCTCCTCCTCACCCTTTCTCTTAGCATCCCTCTGCTCCTCTTCACCCCACCCCTCCATCCAGTGTCTCTTGCATAGTGACATTTCATCAATCCCAGGGACTGGGATTAAATGAGCATAGGCTTTGATTGCGTCCATTCACAATTAATGAAAGCAAATTGTGGCAAGGTGTTGTGCAGAGCAGGGGAAATGCGAATGTTTCTTCTGGGGGGGAAAAAATGTTTTGAGGGGAGTAGAGTAGGGGTTAGCTGGTCTAGGATGGACAATTGCTGGTGAATTTTTATTTAATTGTGGTGCTGTTAATATAATTCTGgctgccttatttttaaactgatTCTGGCTGCCTTGTTTTTAAACTGTTCAGCACCCAGTGGACAAAATTGAGCATAGTAATTCTCATTTGTGGatgaggagatggggaggggacagTGAAAGTTTCTTCATCTTCAGTAAAAGAAGTGCTTAGGATGATCAGCGTTATTTCCAGagtggggcagagagcgagagaaataGTTTAACCAGCTAGTCTTCAGCCTTGGACTTTGCCAAGTTAGTTCATTTTATTTCTTTTTTCctcccctttttaaaaattcagcaGAACTTTAAAGGATTTAAAAATATCGCTTGtcactgcacacacatacacacatacatacacacaaaaaaTTGCTTATTTAACTTATCAAAAACATATTTATTGCCAAACATATGCATTTTTGTTTGTATTTATCACAATGATGAACCATAGAAATATATTTTTCTTTTATGTTTAAATTATGATCTTATTAATCTGAAGATTGTGAGGTTTTCCTTTTTCTTATTTTCATTTCCACAGTTTAATATATTATACTACAATGACGAGGGTTTTTGTAACTTTACTCTTCAGTTATTTTATTTAATAAAAAACAGTAATTTAAAAACACAAAAACATTTGAATTTATTTATTTTGTAGTTCCCcctttctttttaaaaataaacaaGTCAGTTTTCTCATGTATTTTTATGGCAACCATGCATCACTGCCTTTAAACTCTTGTTGCCAATGGCGGCCTAGCATTTTAGGCTTTTGAGTTAGCTTCCATTATACAAGAGACTGTTAAGGTGCGGGCTCAGTACTGTGACACAAAAGTGCCTGTCGAACACATTCCAACCATCGATGTATGCTTTCTGTATAATACTTTTTTTTACTATTGATAGGTCCTGGCCTCTCTTCAGAGAGAAAAAACCAGGAGTTGGCACAAAGGGAAGCTGAATGTATTTTTCCTTCACTGTTCACTACATGGTTTATTTTCAATGTCTGTTTATACAGAATGCTTTTGTAATGACTGGTTCAAATGTAAACCAATAAACCCCAATGGTTTTTTTCCCAAAGTGTGGTAACTCTGGATTTGTCCCTTCGAGAACTGTCGTTGCCTAGCACTGTGCTAATTTTAGATGGGGTGGGGAGGTAGAGCGAGGGTGTGCTGCTATTGTGACGCTgaggaatgtgtaatgaatcacatGTTAACCTGCCTGTGGGTTAATGCATCTCCAGTAGAAATTTAATACAAACACAATGGTTACTCAGAATGGTGTGATTTCAGCCTCTAGGCCTTGCTAACATGCTGCAATGCTCTCCTGGCATGTGCTGTCCAGATTTTAAAATTTGGAGACTCCACTGTGTGGAAATCCTGTTCAAAGGAGTTGGGTCAGAGGGGAGATTGGTGAATGCAGAACATAGGTGGGTGAGTTTAGACTCTTCCAGGATCTGGCACAGTGCTGAAACTATTGTAGAAGCTGCTGCCTAGATTTTAGACTGGTTCAGAGTCAAATATTGTGCTGGGGCTCCATGCATGGCAATGGTTGAGATTTGCACTGAATTAAGGATTGGATGGAGTGCAATATAATTACCAGTAGCTGAAGTTTCAGGTCAGACTGTAAGGTTCAGATGGTACACTCTGGGTACCTGTAGGCTGAGATGGACCCTAACCCAATTCCAGACAGTGTGCCAAGGGTAAGGGTGCACTGGCCTGGATAACAACAGGGTACTCTGAAGTGGTGACACATTCACACGTGCAAAACCTTTTGTAGGAAGAGGGGAATATTTGTAAGATTTGGACGGGTGAATTGAAAGTAGTTGGACACCAGGAAATGCCTTGAACTAGGGCTGACATAGCAGCATTTGCCCTTAACATGGTGTTGGCTGTGTCTTCAGCAGTTCCCAAGATTCTTGCAGCTTCCAGTTCAGTTGGGTTCTGCTAAATGAACCAGTTCAGAAAGTAGGCTTCCCTGTCTTGCCAGAAAAGTGAGCAAATGGCTGTTTTGGGCCTTGGGTGTTTGCTGTTGCAAATAAAGCTTGTGATGGGAACTGGATGGCACTGTGGGTTCAAAATGACTTTTCACCCCTGGGACTCAGCCCAAACTCAACCTGGATTGATGGGGTCAAGCCAATGGCTGTAAGAATCCTGTGTGAAACGAGTTTGAGTGGTGTTGATCCAATTTTAATTACAAAAATCACTAAATCTGATGctaattggcttaaggatagacaGTGCGGGGAAATGGAAATGCTAAACAAGTGCTTTAGATTTTGGGGTTGGAGGAGAGGGAGGTTTACTCTAACCATCTGGCTTATGGCTGATTTGGGGATATATATTGCTTACATTAGGGGCTTGAAATGGGGGAAGTTCCATTCTCCAGCACCTTGAGCACAAAAATGACAAAAAATACGTGGGTTTGACCCGACAGGTACAACAACCCTTTCAATGCGTGCCCAAGTAAGCTTATTCTGTGTGAGTCAAGGTAGCAACTGTTGGCTGACTTTACTCCAGACTTTTCTGCATATTTCAAATTGCAGGTGTAGGCAACTTGTATTTTTGGTTTTAATTCTGATACAGCATTTCCCCCGCCGCcgctgcccctccccccccacccactcaaTCACACATGCAACTAGAAAGTGCGTGATCCATATACATGTGATTAAGTGCTGGTTTATAGTGGACCTTGTTTATCTTTTGGCGGTTGGTGAATTTTGTTTAAGTAAAGATGCATGGAAGGATTTCTTTGCCGCTGGCATGCTTGCAGTACTAAGATGTGTTTATAGAGCTGCTGGTATACTGCATAAAGCTGCTTATTTGGGTTTATGTTGATGCATTTGTGCCCTGTCAATGCTGCACCCAAAGGGATATTGTCCAATGGTCAGGGTCAGTGGGTGAGGGTCACTGAAATCGGTGCCCTGTGGTCAGTGGGTGAGGGTCACTGAAATCGGTGCCTGTCACAAAGTGAAACCTCTGCCAATTTTCACCTCTGGCTACGGCATGTAACTCAGTATCTCCTGTACATGACATAAtaggaaaataagaaataggagcggacgtaggccattcggcccctcgagcctgcttcgccattcaactagatcataacTGATcaatacctcaatgccattttcctgcactttccccatatgctttggtatctttaatatctagaaatctatcaatctctgtcttgaatatactcaatgattgagtttccacagcactctggtgtagagaattccaaagattcaccaccctctgagtgaagaaattcctcctcatctcagtcctaaatggcctacctcttattctgagactctgtccacTGGTTTTAAAAACCCCCACCGCAccaccagccaagggaaacatccttcctgcgtctaccctgttgagccttgtaagaattttgtatgcttcaatgagatcacctttccttctaaactctagagaatacaggcccagtctcctcaatctctcctcattgggcaatcccaccatcccaagaatcagcagtgaaccttcgttgcactccccctatggcaagtatgtccttccctaggtaaggagacgaaaactacacaatactccaggtgtgggctccccAAGGCTCTGTGTAATAGAGTAAACATTGAACCAGCTTCTGTCTCTATTATTGTCTCTGTAGACTATAAAATACAACAACCAGACAGATTCACCCTGTTACCCCCCCACCCTTTATTACTTAATCTCTCCTGTACACTATACGACAAATCAGTTAGGGTTCCTGCTGCCAGGCCCCTGTCCAGTAAGCCCTGATAAAGCATGTGTGTGCAGATATCAGGTAATGGAAGATTTGTACATTAATGTAATGCTGCTTACTGTTGAGTCCTGTCCAGGTTGACTGCTCACATTTGAAAAATGGCCAATTGCAAGACTGGGACCCAAGTAGGAATCTTTGGCTTCAGGAGAGTAAGGAAGAGATTTGGTCAAAAAAATTgtcgctgtgtgtttctctccctaTACCCAGCCCCAAAAATACAATGGAATGTTCAACTAGAATAAGATTCTGTGGGGGGGAAACCAAGAAATTATTCAGAGGTCACAGATACATGTGTCGTATACAAGGAACAAGTTCTTCCAAACTGGCATCCAAGCTCCTGGCCAATCGGAGTCCAGGAAAATCAATCCTATCTGCGCTGATATTTATTTCTTGGCTGGTGCACTTTGAACTTTGTGGTTAGGATTTTTGGAAAGGGCTGTTTTTCGTGCTGTTGCTTCATTGGATCAATTCTAAATTGGAACACCCAGGTCAGTTAGCACTTGCAACTTCAAGATAGCAAAATTAATGGGTGCAATCACTTTAAATGTGACCTGTAAACCTGGTTGATACACACTGAAGCAGCCCCTAAAATGAAGTGACTGACCTAGAAATTGGAGCATGCAAAGTCAGAGTGGGTAGGCCAGAGGCGCATGTGATATTGGTCCTTGGGATTCGTTGTTATCCTGACCCTTATGGGCATCCCCAGGCAGCTAGCAGATGAGGATTGGGAAGATCAGGCTTCTGCAACGTAAGCAGAGACCCTCAGCTAAGTCCATAAAAGGGATTGGGGAGGGTTGGTATAGGTCAGTGCAGATCAGGGTTGGTGGGAGTGCGTTTACAGTTGGGGGTTTTACAGTCAGGGTGGGGAGGTTTTACGGTCGGGGTGGGGGGGTTTACGGTCTgcagattggggtggggggggttgcattTGGAGATAAAGGTGCGAGGGTTACAGTCAGTGCAGATCAGGGCGGGGGGAGTTTACGATTGGTACAGATCAGGGTGGGGGGGTTTACGATCAGTACAGATcagtatggggaggggtttatGGTCAGTGCagatcggggtgggggggtgttgcagTTGGAGATAAGGGTGCGAGGGTTACAGTCAGTGCACATTGGGTTTTTCTATtcaattcatgggatgtaggcatcgctggcaaggccagaatttattgcccatccctaattttccttaaggtgctggtgagctggcttcttgaaccattgcagtccatgtggggtaggtacaatcacaatgctgttagggtgcgagttctaggattttgacccagcgacagtgaattaacggtgatatatttccaagtcaggataatgtgtgacttagaggggaacttgcaggtggtggtattcccatgtgtctgctgcccttgtccttctaggttacaggtcacgggtttggaaggtgctgtcgaacgagccttcacgagatgctgcagtgcatcttgtagatggtatacagtgctgccactgtgcaccattgGTGGAGAGAGCAACTATTTAagctgttggatggggtgccaatcaagcaggctgctttgtcctgaatgatgtcaagctttttgagtgttgttggagctgcatgcatccaggtaagtggagagtattccatctgtgATGGAAACCACAACCTGTAAAATGGAAATATATTAACTGCGCCATATGGAACATTATATGAactcttactggacattgaacataacttgcttTAAAAGACCACAGcagtgactgaaaacatggctgcatatttgcactctaaaagacagttgcatggagagacaatgggagtactcattgattcaattagccagatgggttttgtcaatagtgatgatcaagagacattaagagtcattgaatgtgtaagagccagcattccactcccacccccgcccccccacccccccccccccccccgagagtgtctggtaagctccgaggaatccacaaacctcacaggcgagGCAGTCTCaatctggagttttttgaattgtgcctgacacagaaaggaagagactgcaattgaacttcaaggtgTAAGATCtccgtctctctgtatctctctctcacgcaaagttccagggacccacagaagtaacttcagcctcaagacagaagaccagtgaaatgtttgaaagtgtgcactgggcccagcgagaactgcaagacttaacttcaatcaaagactttacatccaacccaaaaccagtaactgaactccatctattacttcaaaccttttctcattaattctttctcctcctctgtctctatttgcgtctgtatttatcatgtatgcatgctagtgttgtcacattgcatatttttagtagttttaactgagttagagttttaagcttaagaaacttgcacctttcttctttaaatctgagaaaagctgtttggttgatttctttgcaatcacaattagagagcagtgagcaaggactcaccgaagggaagctaaaaacacttgtgttttaaaagttaaaccctgttacggccaaaccaggaaaggctgagaggggagccctcgacccctttctcacctggtataACATATTACATTCCTggtttgtgtcttgtagatggtggacaagctttggggaatcaggaggtgagttgctttctgcagaattctcaacctctgacctgttctcgtagccacagcatttatgtggctggtccacttcagtttctggtcaatggcaagccCCAAGatgttcagcgattgtaatgccattgaatgtcaaggggatatggttggattctctcttgttggagatgatcgttgcccggcacttgtgtagtgcgaatgttatttgctacaaatcagcccaagcctgaatgttgtccaggtctcgctacatgtggacacggactgctttagtatcgaaggagtcgcaaatggtacggaAGACGTTGATGATGATTGCacgtcccctcttctgaccttatgatgaagcagctgaagatggttggtcctaagaCACTgttctgaggaacccctgcagtgatgtcctgggactgaaatgattgacctccaataaccacaaccatattcttttgtgctaggtatgactccaaccagtggagagcttttccctaattcccattgacttcaattttgctagggctccttgatgccacactcaatcaaatgctgccttgatttcaagggcagtcactctcagctcacatcTTCAATATagctctttttgtccatgtttggaccaaggctgtaatgaggtctggagccgagtggccctggcggaacccaaactgagcatcggtgagctggttattgttgtgtaagtgctgcttgatagcactgtcgatgactccttccatcactttgctgatgattcagagtagactgatgaggtggtaattagctggattggatttgtcctgctttttgtggacaggccacgtctgggcaattttccacattgccgggtaaatgccagtgttgtagctgtactggaacaggttgacCAGGTTCGCGGCTCGTTCTGGGACTGCCAGGATatagtcagggcccaaagcctttgctgcagccagtgccttcagctgttccttgatatcatgtggagtgaatcgaattggctgaagactggcatctgtgatgctggggagttcaggagtaggccgagattggggtgggaaggccattgggATGGGCAGGGTTACAGTCGGTAATCAGGGAGAGGTGATTTAACAGTCGTTGTAGATTGAGGACAGTGGAACATTCAGGTAGATAGATTCTCTGTTACATTGTTCTGTTTCAGGCTGAGCACTACGTGACCATCCTCCTGACCTCACAGGTCACAATGTGATGCTATATTTGTACCACAAATGATTCACCTGTGCGATCTATAAGCAATGAAGACCATCATTTCCCATCTGGTCcatgagttttttttaaatcccATTCATGCTGCATTCTATCTATACAATGAGTAAAGAGGGTTTAATAATGCACACAAATTAAACAATGGTGAACTAGCCTTACATTGAGTTATGCACCTTTATAATGATGCAGCAAAGATTCTGTCACTATTGGCATTGTTACTTGAGTTATGAGGGTGAAGGTAGGCCTTAAGCCTGGGTCTGGAGTTTGAATggccccatctctgtgtttgttatTGGGGACAGTAGTCTGAACTCATAGTTGGGATGCTGCATTGTTGGGAACACCAGCATTtggaagttctcctccaagccactcaccatccggacttggaactatatcgctgttccttcactgtcgctggatcaaaatcctggaactccctccctccctccttaaaCAGCACCGTGGGACTATCTGCACCAGATggatggcagcagttcaagaaggcagcccaccagtaccttctcaagggcaattagggatgggcaacaaatgttggccttgccagcgatgtccacatcccatgaaccaaatttttaaaaagtgggtTTGGAAGTGTTTTTGAaggtatatttttttttttttttgcaaaagagTGGTTTCACAATATTTAAATTGTGCCTTAGCTCTATACCATTGCCTTTTACAACTGTTAATAGTGACAGCTGGTTGTCCACCTCCCAACTGTGGAAAAGAAGTAGCTTCGTCATAGGGTAACAAGAATGAAGCCACAGCCATATATAAAACAGGCATTGACTTCTTCTGAGGTGGCAGCAGTAGCCCTCTCGTGCCTCAGATGACAAGATATTGATGGATGAGCAATTGAGTTACCACCCGCACCCCATAGGTGCATTTACTCACACCTAAGGAGTTCTAATATATTAGTTAATCTTCTAGCTAATTGAAAACATTGGAGCTTAAACTGAAAAGTGACTTCATTTAGCTCTGGGAATTAGCAGGGAGATCAGCAAGTATCAGAGCTGGATTGTCTGTGCCTATCATTATAACACTAAGCTTATGCTCCACTCTATTAATAGCAAAGAGAACTCTGTTATACATTGGTGTCTTCACAGTATTAATCTTTCCAATGACCAATTAGCTAGTGGATATTATAGTAGCTTTTCATTGCTGAACAAAAACAACCACAAACAATAACAACCTGTATTCATACAGTGCCTttaatacaacaacttgcatttatatagcaccttcaatgttataaaatgagatagggagggttgaggccatggagggatttgaaaacaaggatgagaattttaaaattgacacaTTGGTTGAGTGGGgggttaatgtaggtcagcgagcacagggatgagagGGGAACAGGCCTGTAGATGGAATGGTAGCGGCGTCCCCACGTCAGACCGGTAGAGGTGGCCAGAGGCGCATCCTGCATAGCAGCACAGCATTGATGCTCAGGGCTATGAGGACCAGATCCGCATCCTGTGGAGAGGTTCCCCCTctgcaatgatggcctggcagctgtggtcaCATATTTTATTCCATGTGCAAGTCTTCAGAAGGTGCCTCCATCTTGACGTGCCCCCTTGGTCTCCCACCTATAGCAGCAGCGCCTACCTGTCCCTGTTGGGTTGCCAACTGCCCAGAGGCTGGGGTGTTCCCACTGGCTCTCCCGGCTGTGGACCCCGCCCGCTATCCTTAATTGGATAGGGCTGCCGGAAATGGCCTCTTAATTAGCCGCCTGATCGAAAATCTCCTCCAGGGCCCCACCATGTCCATTTCTGGGTTTCTGACCTGGGAATTCAGCCTGGTGTTGGGATCGTGACCCTGGAACTCAATTCATCCTGTAGGGTGCTGTGAGGTGCTTTCTTGCTTTGAGCCACTGGCTGTGCTGGTACAGGCAGCTCATCCGGGTCTATGCTGAGCAACACAGCAACAGAG from Heterodontus francisci isolate sHetFra1 chromosome 9, sHetFra1.hap1, whole genome shotgun sequence includes the following:
- the LOC137373954 gene encoding mRNA decay activator protein ZFP36L1-like isoform X1: MSTKYTSCFYDIGEVLCKNKMISYNNSINAGSSSVPLLDRKAVGTPTLVDYQRRHSVTLANANSKFNLNSLKLDQTSTAAVANKENKFRDRSFSETGLQKPQSQVNSSRYKTELCRPFEENGSCKYGDKCQFAHGIHELRSLARHPKYKTELCRTFHTIGFCPYGPRCHFIHNAEERRMSPGHDQQHLPLSSSNKMDRPRLQHSYSFSGISSSSSGLLDSPTSITPPPIFSAEDLSSSPTLTDCASNPFTYSSQELASLLAPSIGIQIPMASTNNGAHSPSFLLQHLADSPRLFEPSPSSPDSMSDDYLSSSGSVSGSESPILDLSKRLPIFSRLSISDD
- the LOC137373954 gene encoding mRNA decay activator protein ZFP36L1-like isoform X2, which translates into the protein MPVAAKNKMISYNNSINAGSSSVPLLDRKAVGTPTLVDYQRRHSVTLANANSKFNLNSLKLDQTSTAAVANKENKFRDRSFSETGLQKPQSQVNSSRYKTELCRPFEENGSCKYGDKCQFAHGIHELRSLARHPKYKTELCRTFHTIGFCPYGPRCHFIHNAEERRMSPGHDQQHLPLSSSNKMDRPRLQHSYSFSGISSSSSGLLDSPTSITPPPIFSAEDLSSSPTLTDCASNPFTYSSQELASLLAPSIGIQIPMASTNNGAHSPSFLLQHLADSPRLFEPSPSSPDSMSDDYLSSSGSVSGSESPILDLSKRLPIFSRLSISDD